The following are from one region of the Nymphaea colorata isolate Beijing-Zhang1983 chromosome 7, ASM883128v2, whole genome shotgun sequence genome:
- the LOC116258181 gene encoding tonoplast dicarboxylate transporter, which produces MDNNESIAPLLPLHSSSATQLPAGIPSWLSKRTIFIVAGPLLCAAIIAFVQIDGGGASRNTLAALAWIFFWWITEAVPVPVTSLSPLFLFPILGVMDAEHVARSYMNDVISLVLGSLILALAVEHYGVHRRLALQITAAFCGEPLKPRLLLLGICSTTAFLSMWMSNMAATVMMMPVATGVLQRLPSSSGGDPAISGFYKAVVLGVIYSATIGGISTMTGTGVNLILVGMWESYFPQRKRIGYANWSAFALPLAVLIFLSLWGLLCFFYCPSSSATRLAAYLDRENIKRELEILGPTTFEEKMIFLVFGGLVALWMTRSITNDIPGWEVLFQGRVGDGTVSILMATLLFIIPNKKQKGEALMDWNKCKKLQWSIILLLGAGFAIADGVRLSGLADLLSRSLTFLQKVPYVGVAPAVCLITSTMTEFASNNATATLVLPLLIQLASTLNVHPLLLMVPGGIGAQFAFLLPTGTPSNIIGFTTGHIEIKDMIRTGLPLKLAGIGALALLMPTLGNLVFVDGGPKFHAG; this is translated from the exons ATGGACAACAACGAGAGCATTGCTCCCCTCTTGCCTCTCCACAGCTCCTCCGCCACCCAACTTCCGGCCGGAATCCCTTCATGGCTCTCCAAGAGGACCATCTTCATAGTCGCCGGACCGCTGCTCTGCGCTGCCATCATCGCCTTCGTTCAGATCGACGGCGGTGGCGCCAGCCGGAACACGTTGGCAGCGCTCGCGTGGATCTTTTTTTGGTGGATAACCGAGGCCGTGCCCGTCCCCGTCACCTCCCTCTCCCCactcttcctcttccccattcTCGGCGTCATGGACGCCGAGCACGTCGCCCGCTCGTACATGAACGACGTCATCTCGCTCGTCCTCGGCAGCCTCATCCTCGCGCTCGCCGTCGAGCACTACGGCGTGCACCGCCGACTCGCGCTGCAGATCACCGCCGCCTTCTGCGGCGAGCCGCTCAAACCCAGGCTCCTTCTGCTCGGCATCTGCTCCACCACTGCCTTCCTCAGCATGTGGATGAGCAACATGGCCGCGACGGTTATGATGATGCCGGTGGCCACCGGCGTGCTTCAGCGGCTCCCGAGCAGCAGCGGCGGGGATCCGGCGATCTCTGGGTTCTACAAGGCGGTGGTGCTGGGGGTCATATACTCGGCCACCATCGGAGGGATCAGCACCATGACGGGGACGGGGGTGAACCTCATCCTAGTGGGGATGTGGGAGAGCTACTTCCCTCAACGGAAACGCATCGGATACGCCAACTGGTCGGCGTTTGCCCTGCCGCTCGCCGTTCTCATCTTCCTGTCTCTTTGGGGACTCCTCTGCTTCTTCTACTGCCCGAGCTCGTCTGCAACCAGGCTCGCAGCTTACTTGGACAGAGAGAACATCAAGAGGGAGCTCGAGATCCTAG GGCCAACAACGTTTGAGGAAAAGATGATCTTCCTAGTCTTTGGG GGATTGGTAGCACTGTGGATGACAAGAAGCATCACGAATGACATCCCAGGGTGGGAGGTCCTGTTTCAGGGGCGTGTTGGCGACGGAACCGTCAGT ATACTCATGGCGACTCTTCTATTCATAATCCCcaacaagaagcaaaaaggggAGGCACTAATGGACTGGAACAAATGCAAGAAGCTGCAGTGGAGCATCATCTTGCTCCTCGGCGCCGGCTTCGCGATTGCCGACGGCGTTCGGCTCAGCGGCCTGGCGGACCTGCTGTCCCGGAGCCTCACGTTCCTGCAGAAGGTGCCCTACGTCGGCGTCGCGCCGGCGGTCTGCCTCATCACCAGCACCATGACGGAATTTGCCTCCAACAACGCAACGGCGACGCTGGTGCTGCCGCTGCTGATTCAGCTCGCAAGCACATTGAACGTGCATCCCCTGCTTCTCATGGTCCCCGGAGGGATCGGCGCGCAGTTCGCGTTCCTGCTTCCGACCGGCACGCCCTCGAACATCATCGGGTTCACGACGGGACACATAGAGATCAAGGACATGATCAGGACCGGACTCCCACTCAAACTCGCCGGAATCGGAGCCCTGGCACTGCTCATGCCCACACTAG GTAACTTAGTTTTCGTGGATGGTGGACCCAAGTTTCATGCTGGTTGA